One Spinacia oleracea cultivar Varoflay chromosome 4, BTI_SOV_V1, whole genome shotgun sequence DNA segment encodes these proteins:
- the LOC130472063 gene encoding uncharacterized protein produces the protein MTPGLSDHSPLVIRSDLETNQGGMPFKIFNHMADHKEFELTTASDIAGEIRKIYTSLVGSTDPTLKGVDLAIVRKGPTITDDAAISLIQLVTTQEIDAALSGIDVSKAPGLDVVTLVPKIKNSSRITEVRPIACCYVVYKIIAKILTARMQPIVGNIINGSKAGFIPGRSIADNILLASELIKGYNRKYISPRCMIKILFKESV, from the exons ATGACCCCTGGCCTGTCTGATCACTCTCCTCTAGTGATCAGGAGTGATCTGGAGACAAACCAGGGGGGCATGCctttcaaaattttcaatcatATGGCTGATCACAAGGAGTTTGA ATTGACTACTGCTAGTGATATTGCAGGAGAGATCAGGAAAATCTACACATCCCTAGTGGGCTCTACTGATCCTACACTTAAAGGAGTTGACCTGGCTATTGTAAGGAAGGGGCCTACTATAACTGATGATGCAGCTATTAGTTTGATTCAGCTTGTCACTACTCAGGAAATTGATGCTGCACTTAGTGGTATTGATGTTTCAAAAGCACCTGGACTTGATG TAGTTACCTTGGTGCCTAAAATTAAGAATTCTTCAAGAATAACTGAAGTTAGACCAATTGCCTGTTGCTATGTGGTGTACAAGATTATTGCTAAAATCCTTACTGCCAGAATGCAACCAATAGTGGGTAACATCATTAATGGATCAAAAGCTGGGTTCATTCCTGGTAGGTCTATAGCTGACAACATTTTGTTAGCTTCTGAATTGATCAAGGGATACAACAGGAAGTATATTTCCCCAAGATGCATGATCAAAATATTATTTAAGGAAAGCGTATGA